In Pyricularia oryzae 70-15 chromosome 2, whole genome shotgun sequence, one genomic interval encodes:
- a CDS encoding developmental regulator flbA, which translates to MDDTSRPDQVFKITSTQGIDHNNKPTAPSEVVNEKSHAALSSAHLHSTLPAPLPDTTAKPGSRKSLLLQQHQQQKSTTESTNAAPDSKPQRAGGIFAYAAAALDRTLSESRNIRSRPSLNRLSVSVLPESTTTTSSPRQPTGGNNGSSSPEKKARNRASVSNLRLSSLGTPPSQPYNDTDPSQPAPVHVQRLSNKMHQTSSRLLRMTDDDRPFTKDFKDLFATLIVSMLPLTPHRVRLTKIDHTFLSEDAINNLGSLKFSQSNRMPDPKDVARIVTTTTTTTFSMAKEMARSMLQRFLEARLIESADGKYQQVYTMRGTVWQLTPKGISILDSFASRNGIQDRQIPEVVGSSLAQLVTLERDPATDKLVKDFHTIEVIFGRFIGIHGPNVKSSVSSADSDSLSDYRDGLTGVKMAPERKVNGKIHKDTFTGKAASEWLMDCCTTVDRREAVEIASLFVEYELIEALQQDRSHIQQFPGCQVFQPTKHAIYHMTSKGKDMINGSVPRGRASEGDATHSATHRHGVARDSNTQRMDKILNDAALRLLFRENLRETHCEENLSFYLDVEEFVRLCRSAVRQAQLAQSSPANSAEAKKQALDGVKEVMAQAYGIYNAFLAPGSPCELNIDHQLRNNLATRMTKAVGQDSAMVETLQEVMALFEDAQNAVFKLMASDSVPKFLRSRRYEHLLKNYDFDSVSLESSPRVPERSQSRSQRL; encoded by the exons ATGGACGACACCTCCCGCCCGGACCAAGTCTTCAAAATAACGTCCACTCAAGGAATAGACCATAATAATAAACCCACAGCCCCATCCGAGGTCGTCAACGAAAAGTCGCACGCAGCTCTTTCTTCTGCCCACCTCCACTCAACCTTACCAGCTCCTCTCCCCGACACCACCGCAAAACCAGGCTCCAGAAAGAGCCTACTTCTGCAGCAACACCAACAGCAAAAGTCGACTACAGAGAGTACAAACGCAGCCCCCGACTCCAAGCCGCAGCGGGCCGGTGGCATATTCGCGTATGCCGCCGCGGCCCTCGACAGGACCCTCTCGGAATCCCGAAATATACGCTCACGCCCGTCCTTGAACCGATTGTCAGTCTCGGTACTGCCCGAGTCGACGACGACCACATCCTCCCCCCGACAGCCCACCGGCGGCAACAACGGTAGCAGTAGCCCCGAGAAGAAGGCTCGAAACCGCGCTTCGGTGTCGAACCTGCGGCTCTCGTCGTTGGGAACCCCGCCCTCACAACCTTACAACGATACCGATCCTTCGCAGCCAGCCCCAGTCCACGTGCAGCGGCTATCCAACAAGATGCATCAAACGTCGTCGAGATTACTCCGCATGACGGACGATGACCGTCCATTTACCAAG GACTTTAAGGATTTGTTCGCTACGTTAATTGTTAGCATGTTACCCTTGACACCACACCGAGTCCGCCTCACCAAGATCGATCATACCTTTTTGTCTGAGGATGCTATCAACAACCTCGGCTCGCTCAAGTTCTCCCAGTCAAATCGTATGCCGGACCCCAAGGATGTTGCGAGGATAGTCACCACTACGACAACCACCACATTCTCCATGGCCAAAGAAATGGCGAGGTCAATGCTTCAGCGCTTTCTCGAGGCCCGCCTCATCGAGTCGGCCGACGGCAAATATCAGCAGGTTTACACAATGAGGGGAACCGTCTGGCAATTAACGCCAAAAGGTATCTCCATTTTGGACTCTTTTGCTTCACGTAACGGCATCCAAGACAGGCAAATACCGGAAGTTGTCGGCTCATCTCTAGCCCAGCTCGTAACCCTGGAGCGGGATCCGGCAACGGACAAGTTGGTCAAGGACTTCCATACGATTGAGGTTATCTTTGGCCGCTTCATTGGCATACATGGGCCAAATGTCAAGTCTAGCGTCAGCTCTGCCGACTCGGACTCATTAAGTGACTACCGCGATGGTTTGACCGGAGTAAAGATGGCACCAGAACGCAAGGTCAACGGCAAGATCCACAAGGATACTTTTACTGGAAAGGCTGCATCCGAGTGGCTTATGGATTGCTGTACGACGGTTGATCGCAGGGAAGCAGTTGAGATCGCGTCCTTGTTTGTCGAGTACGAGTTGATTGAGGCGCTGCAGCAAGATCGCTCACATATTCAGCAGTTTCCCGGATGCCAAGTTTTCCAGCCAACAAAACATGCTATATACCACATGACAAGTAAAGGCAAGGACATGATCAACGGCTCAGTCCCCAGGGGCCGGGCGTCTGAAGGCGACGCTACACACTCGGCAACCCACCGCCACGGAGTCGCCCGCGACTCGAACACCCAGCGCATGGACAAGATCCTGAACGACGCAGCACTACGTCTACTGTTTCGAGAGAACCTCCGCGAGACGCATTGCGAGGAAAATCTTTCCTTTTACTTGGATGTCGAGGAGTTTGTGAGGCTCTGCCGTTCAGCTGTCCGCCAGGCACAGCTGGCCCAAAGCTCGCCGGCGAACTCTGCAGAGGCTAAGAAGCAAGCGCTGGATGGAGTCAAAGAGGTCATGGCACAGGCGTACGGTATATACAATGCGTTCCTCGCCCCAGGATCGCCATGTGAGCTCAACATTGATCATCAATTACGGAACAACCTTGCTACACGTATGACGAAGGCCGTTGGTCAAGACTCGGCAATGGTTGAGACATTGCAGGAGGTTATGGCCCTTTTTGAGGATGCACAAAACGCCGTATTTAAACTGATGGCTAGC GATTCCGTGCCCAAGTTCCTTCGCAGCCGCAGGTACGAGCATCTACTCAAGAACTACGACTTTGACTCAGTGTCTCTAGAGTCATCACCGCGGGTACCCGAACGCAGCCAAAGCCGCTCGCAACGGTTATGA